From a region of the Teredinibacter turnerae genome:
- the gltX gene encoding glutamate--tRNA ligase, with protein sequence MTVRTRIAPSPTGDPHVGTAYIALFNLCFARKHNGKFVLRIEDTDQTRSTPESEQAILDSLRWLGLDWDEGPDVGGEFGPYRQSERKDIYGQYVDELLAKGLAFKCYRTTEELDALRAERKEAGIHSALKPSDLRLSEDEQNAREAQGMPYVVRMVVPEEAGTCAVNDMLRGTMDLDWSLVDAQILLKSDGMPTYHLANVVDDHLMGITHVIRGEEWINSAPKHQLLYEYFGWDMPVLCHLPLLRNPDKTKLSKRKNPTSILYYKRMGFLAEALLNYLGRMGWSMPDEREKFSLNDMLEQFDISRVSLGGPIFDVAKLKWLNGLWIREDHDDAQLAQRLTQWLLNEENLLAVIPHVKQRMETLSDFAPLVSFLASGQLPLNEDSFSPNKLDLETQKKVLQFALWRMEALRAWERDTIFAELKSLADGLSIKMKDFLAPVFIAVSGSTASFSVMDAMVLLGPDMSRARLREAVDVLGGAGKKVLKRYEKEYAELSAEPKVE encoded by the coding sequence ATGACTGTAAGAACCCGAATTGCACCATCACCCACCGGCGACCCGCACGTAGGTACGGCCTACATTGCACTGTTCAACCTATGTTTTGCGCGCAAGCACAACGGCAAATTTGTGTTGCGAATTGAAGATACTGACCAGACGCGCTCCACCCCGGAGTCTGAGCAGGCAATTCTTGACTCTCTGCGCTGGTTGGGTCTGGATTGGGACGAAGGCCCGGACGTTGGTGGCGAATTTGGCCCTTACCGGCAGAGTGAACGCAAGGATATTTACGGGCAGTATGTCGATGAGCTGTTGGCAAAGGGGCTCGCGTTTAAATGTTACCGAACCACGGAAGAGCTGGACGCGCTACGTGCAGAACGCAAAGAGGCGGGTATCCATAGTGCACTCAAACCATCGGATCTGCGCCTGAGCGAAGACGAGCAAAATGCGCGCGAAGCACAGGGTATGCCCTATGTTGTGCGTATGGTGGTTCCAGAAGAAGCGGGCACCTGCGCTGTGAACGACATGCTGCGCGGTACCATGGACCTGGACTGGAGCCTGGTTGACGCTCAGATATTGCTAAAGTCCGACGGTATGCCCACCTATCACCTGGCCAACGTGGTGGACGATCACCTGATGGGTATTACCCACGTTATTCGCGGCGAAGAGTGGATTAACTCCGCCCCCAAACATCAGCTTTTATATGAATACTTTGGCTGGGATATGCCCGTGCTTTGCCACTTGCCGCTATTGCGCAACCCGGATAAAACCAAGCTGAGCAAGCGTAAAAACCCAACCAGTATTTTGTATTACAAGCGCATGGGCTTTTTAGCTGAAGCCCTGTTGAATTACCTGGGCCGTATGGGTTGGTCCATGCCTGATGAGCGCGAAAAGTTCAGTCTGAACGATATGCTGGAGCAATTCGACATTTCCCGTGTTTCCCTTGGCGGGCCAATTTTCGATGTGGCCAAGCTCAAATGGCTCAACGGCCTGTGGATTCGCGAAGATCACGACGACGCCCAACTGGCACAGCGCCTGACTCAATGGCTGCTAAATGAAGAAAACCTGCTGGCGGTTATTCCGCACGTTAAACAACGTATGGAAACCCTGAGCGATTTTGCACCGCTGGTGAGCTTTTTAGCGAGTGGCCAATTGCCGTTGAACGAAGACAGCTTCAGCCCTAACAAACTCGATCTGGAGACTCAGAAAAAGGTACTTCAGTTTGCTTTGTGGCGAATGGAAGCACTGCGCGCCTGGGAGCGAGACACCATCTTCGCCGAGCTTAAATCCCTCGCGGATGGCCTGAGTATAAAAATGAAGGATTTCCTCGCGCCGGTGTTTATCGCCGTTTCTGGCTCTACTGCGAGTTTCTCGGTCATGGATGCGATGGTACTGCTTGGGCCGGATATGAGCCGCGCGCGTTTGCGTGAGGCCGTTGATGTGCTTGGGGGTGCGGGTAAAAAAGTGCTGAAGCGCTACGAGAAGGAATATGCGGAGTTGAGTGCCGAACCTAAAGTAGAGTAG
- a CDS encoding histone deacetylase family protein translates to MSNRLVYSEGYDFAVAGLDKLHPFDAKKISKAWNILNDEIPDLVEYHLSPKELAADELLKLIHTSEYLKSLSQSTAIAKVVELGLLRFFPSGILARSLLDPIRLATSGTLLASQYAVKNQAMVMNFGGGYHHAFSNRGEGFCFFADAALAIKSSRISGLLQQNDNVGMIDLDAHRGNGFESFFTDDSSVSIFDMYNFQVYPGLHPGDVDDYPYMVPLQSGMSGASYLRALKEELPAFLETLQDAKLVFYNAGTDVLAGDRLGRLNLSFQHVVERDRYVLQQLKALAVPVVVLTSGGYTSESYKLVAECAKILVNM, encoded by the coding sequence ATGAGCAATCGATTGGTGTATTCAGAGGGGTATGATTTCGCCGTGGCGGGGCTTGACAAGCTTCATCCCTTTGATGCAAAAAAAATCAGTAAAGCGTGGAATATACTCAACGATGAAATCCCTGATTTGGTTGAATACCACCTTTCCCCAAAGGAATTGGCGGCAGACGAACTCTTAAAGCTTATCCATACGAGTGAATATTTAAAATCACTTAGTCAATCGACAGCCATAGCTAAGGTGGTTGAGCTTGGGTTGCTCCGATTTTTCCCTTCAGGCATTCTTGCTAGAAGTTTGCTCGACCCGATTCGGTTGGCGACAAGCGGAACTTTGCTTGCCTCGCAGTATGCAGTTAAAAACCAAGCGATGGTGATGAACTTTGGTGGAGGCTATCATCATGCGTTTTCGAATCGTGGCGAGGGGTTTTGTTTTTTTGCTGATGCAGCGCTGGCGATAAAGTCATCTAGAATCAGTGGTCTACTGCAACAAAATGACAATGTCGGAATGATCGACTTGGACGCGCATCGAGGTAATGGGTTTGAGTCATTTTTTACTGATGATTCGTCTGTATCAATATTTGACATGTATAATTTCCAGGTGTATCCCGGCCTGCACCCTGGTGATGTTGATGACTACCCTTATATGGTTCCGCTGCAAAGCGGAATGTCAGGAGCAAGCTACCTAAGAGCACTCAAGGAAGAATTGCCAGCGTTTCTTGAAACACTGCAGGATGCGAAGCTTGTGTTCTATAACGCTGGAACCGATGTTCTAGCGGGTGATCGGTTGGGGAGGTTAAATCTATCATTTCAGCATGTTGTGGAGCGTGATCGCTACGTACTTCAACAGCTAAAAGCTTTGGCTGTGCCTGTGGTTGTGTTAACTAGTGGCGGATACACCAGCGAGTCATACAAGCTGGTTGCTGAATGCGCCAAAATATTAGTGAATATGTAA
- a CDS encoding CHAT domain-containing protein: MTQVCKTAFVIEPPDDLLQQYPQLKRAAHELALSYAHCELVTDDRLKAIGSQLWQAINSAEGFQQSLEYAGNKVLPIVVKSADPAIQNLPWEILHHPQHGFLGRETAFTFSRHVPQADTEPEEVNAGPLRVLLFTSLPDDLNPERGRLAVEEEQEAVLEALMPAIASGQVLFEAPNDGRFETLQQQLKTFKPHLVFLSGHGKFIQSAIDDQGSRGCFIFEDDWGFSEAIEEETLASAFHGCAVRGVVLSACESGKAASDALNNGLARRLMAAHLPFVIGMRESVMDRAGILFARAFCDAIALRERVDVALQAARKAIITPIKNSIGKDGDKSELAELSLGQWCLPTLYCAHLEAPLIHWQFEAQPPHQYRLQTKLEGVPLPEKFRGRRRELRKFMGQLRQGKRSQLLFTGPGGQGKTALAGKLALECQQAGWQVVAWSAKEGQHWDDFYLDLRLKLNKENRDWFKDVCEVVKDPEQLSFKLLDALCAQRTEKLLILLDNLESLQNEQSRALQDKTVEAFIRAAQRLADKGVVLLATSRWLLPEWPEDHHWPLDHLSYGDFLQLFVLQGQPTSDYSKLRKIYRVLNGNGRGLQYFSAAAKSMNLEEETQFLQALSQAESDVQTDMALQQLLHQRSDEQRQLLQRMQVFEEPVPIEGVIKLGADLTDPESLLAELVNFSLVEQSHNPHWLANEYHCPELVVKAVNDHLGTPIEDASWLLAAEYLGYLFKNERSNLSMAQSLHRAMMRAKQKELAHRFAMDTIVGRLNNAGLYRTLLEEWLPPICEAENAHIRGEALGQTGKQYLHLGDYETALSYLKQSLAILQEIGDRSGEGTTLNNISQIYDAKGDYEAALSYLKQSLTIRQEIGDVAGLCTVLFNMGHIHLQNEQGSEALNAWLSAYRLAKPIQLAQVLEALARLAEGLGLNEHLGVKGGLSAWEVLLEQQEQRAQAPEPR, encoded by the coding sequence ATGACACAAGTTTGCAAAACTGCGTTTGTCATCGAGCCGCCCGATGATTTGCTCCAACAGTACCCGCAGCTGAAGCGAGCGGCCCACGAATTGGCCTTGAGCTATGCCCACTGCGAGTTGGTGACCGACGATCGCTTAAAAGCCATTGGTAGTCAGCTGTGGCAGGCGATTAATTCTGCCGAAGGCTTTCAACAATCGCTTGAATACGCAGGTAACAAAGTGTTACCCATTGTTGTTAAAAGTGCAGATCCAGCTATTCAAAATCTGCCTTGGGAAATCCTTCACCACCCGCAACATGGGTTCCTAGGCAGAGAAACCGCGTTTACGTTCAGCCGACATGTACCACAAGCAGATACCGAACCCGAGGAAGTTAACGCGGGCCCCCTGCGGGTATTGTTGTTTACCTCTCTGCCAGATGACCTGAACCCAGAACGTGGCCGCCTAGCCGTTGAAGAAGAGCAAGAAGCCGTCTTGGAAGCGTTGATGCCCGCTATTGCCTCGGGTCAAGTGCTGTTCGAAGCTCCTAATGATGGCCGCTTTGAGACCTTGCAACAACAATTGAAAACTTTTAAACCGCACCTGGTGTTTCTCTCGGGTCATGGCAAGTTTATTCAATCGGCGATTGATGACCAAGGCAGTCGGGGTTGTTTTATCTTTGAAGATGACTGGGGCTTTAGTGAAGCGATAGAAGAAGAGACATTGGCTTCAGCTTTTCACGGCTGCGCTGTTCGCGGTGTGGTACTTTCCGCTTGTGAATCGGGCAAAGCAGCATCAGATGCCCTGAACAATGGTTTGGCCCGGCGCTTAATGGCCGCACACCTTCCCTTTGTTATCGGTATGCGTGAATCGGTGATGGATCGCGCCGGCATTCTCTTTGCTCGGGCCTTCTGTGATGCCATTGCCCTCCGCGAAAGAGTCGATGTTGCCCTGCAAGCCGCCCGCAAAGCCATCATTACACCCATTAAAAACAGTATCGGGAAGGATGGAGACAAAAGCGAACTGGCCGAACTCAGTTTGGGCCAATGGTGTTTGCCCACTCTCTATTGTGCACACTTGGAGGCTCCCTTAATTCACTGGCAATTTGAGGCCCAGCCACCCCACCAGTACCGACTCCAAACCAAGCTGGAAGGCGTACCGCTACCAGAGAAATTTCGTGGTCGCCGTCGGGAATTACGCAAATTTATGGGTCAGTTACGACAGGGAAAACGGAGCCAGTTATTGTTTACCGGCCCCGGTGGACAGGGCAAAACCGCCTTGGCGGGCAAACTCGCCTTAGAGTGCCAACAGGCCGGTTGGCAAGTAGTGGCTTGGTCGGCGAAGGAAGGACAACACTGGGACGACTTTTACCTGGATCTCAGGTTAAAGCTGAACAAAGAGAATAGAGATTGGTTTAAAGACGTCTGTGAAGTAGTCAAAGACCCAGAACAATTGTCTTTTAAGTTATTGGACGCGCTGTGTGCCCAACGCACCGAAAAACTGTTGATACTGTTAGATAATTTGGAGAGCCTGCAAAACGAGCAATCACGCGCTTTGCAGGATAAAACTGTCGAAGCTTTTATCCGCGCTGCCCAGCGCTTAGCGGACAAAGGCGTTGTTTTACTCGCCACCTCCCGTTGGTTGCTGCCCGAATGGCCAGAAGACCACCATTGGCCTCTGGACCACCTGAGCTACGGAGACTTTCTGCAACTGTTCGTGCTGCAGGGGCAGCCCACCAGTGATTACAGCAAACTGAGAAAAATCTACCGCGTACTCAATGGCAACGGCCGCGGCTTACAATACTTTAGCGCCGCAGCAAAGAGTATGAACCTAGAGGAGGAAACCCAGTTTCTCCAAGCCTTGTCACAAGCCGAAAGTGACGTGCAAACGGATATGGCGCTACAGCAATTACTCCACCAACGCAGTGACGAACAGCGGCAATTATTGCAGCGGATGCAAGTCTTTGAGGAACCCGTGCCCATAGAAGGCGTGATTAAACTGGGCGCAGACCTCACTGACCCCGAATCTCTGTTGGCGGAATTAGTCAACTTCTCCCTCGTAGAACAAAGCCACAATCCCCACTGGCTCGCCAATGAATACCACTGCCCTGAGTTAGTAGTGAAGGCGGTTAACGACCACCTAGGTACTCCAATAGAGGACGCCAGTTGGCTGTTAGCAGCAGAATACCTGGGTTACTTGTTCAAAAACGAGCGCAGCAACTTATCCATGGCTCAAAGCCTTCACCGAGCCATGATGAGGGCAAAGCAAAAAGAACTAGCACATCGCTTTGCCATGGATACCATTGTGGGGCGGCTGAATAATGCCGGGCTTTATCGTACTTTACTGGAAGAGTGGTTGCCGCCGATTTGCGAAGCGGAAAACGCCCACATTCGCGGAGAAGCTTTAGGACAAACTGGCAAGCAATATCTCCATTTGGGCGATTACGAGACGGCCTTGAGCTACTTGAAGCAATCGCTGGCGATTCTGCAGGAGATCGGGGATCGCTCGGGGGAAGGCACCACCCTCAACAATATCTCGCAGATCTACGATGCGAAAGGCGATTACGAGGCGGCCTTGAGCTACTTGAAGCAATCGCTGACGATAAGGCAGGAGATCGGGGATGTCGCTGGATTGTGTACAGTGCTGTTTAATATGGGGCATATTCATTTACAGAACGAACAAGGCTCTGAAGCGTTAAACGCTTGGCTTTCCGCTTACCGTTTGGCAAAGCCGATACAACTGGCTCAGGTTCTGGAGGCGTTGGCTCGATTGGCTGAGGGCTTGGGTTTAAACGAACACTTGGGTGTTAAGGGCGGTTTAAGCGCTTGGGAGGTTCTGTTAGAACAACAAGAACAGCGGGCGCAAGCGCCTGAGCCCCGCTGA
- a CDS encoding cellulose-binding domain-containing protein: MKNRFLTLTIAVLLFQGALAGPSGIDENIPVAPFLNGTLPTTKPLDPSNSDWAAEPIFTNLDLDLTLAITANPANNQLFAASRSGLIQAFENTPNVTSSNIVLDMRDRVANVFDGGFLNMVVHPEFGQQGSPYANYFYVYYTSRCGVVGPHPTIPGEFELEGEFKTNGVANHPCNNSVPESFQEEQDQVFYDAYLRLSRFTFNHQTNTADPDSERTLLNIQLYNASHRGGGLTFDNDGYLWLAIGEQVRYDTSQRITDNFEGGIIRIATDVTPNGDGTWACPEGTHVPVRRMNEASPENDFANGIYEEITGNFYCIPDDNPWVGEGGVYEEFATVGNRNAHRMTLDAETGRIWSSEVGNLARDEINIIELGKNYGWPFREGSVAGDYDPPANIRGELTDPLLDFTRDESQSIIGGYVYRGSKFPELYGKYIAGDYMTDYVWAITLDEDGLGATFDRLLTFSPGNLATWGQDNNGELFLGDVASENASIFALARNSGPLVDAPGQISLLGIFDDLVDFKVADYFIPYDLVQPFWSDGAFKQRWIAIPNDGNRDSTSEKIVFSESGNWQYPVGTVLMKHFELPLDENDPSIRARLETRLLVLGENEKWYGLTYRWRPDLSDADLLTTSETADYTVLLADGSSRTQTWLFPSRSQCTTCHTDGAGGALGPRTHQINRNLDYPSGILANQLETWSHLNIFDTSLSESQVADLIRGANIDDASASLESRARSWLDANCSYCHQPATGRAQFDARFTSQLTQQNLIYGNSSRDFGLIDPFIITPQFPERSTALHLINGIGTDAMPPLAKALVDEVGANIVEAWIERIDPNFSSSSGLNYAYYETTGFGTPNLDNEIVVSSGTTTSFDLGLRQRDDNFALRFTALIYIPQTGQYTFVSDADDGSQLSINNAMVVNNTGFWEKPTTGTVTLSEGYHNFQLDVFDAWGPQSLAVEWAGPGFGQRSLDSTSLYLSIPQQTTNTAPVLSNPQPRIFQEGETVNFALSASDADGNTLFYSANNLPAGLSLDSETGVVSGSLGSEHAGQYATVIGVSDGPAVDSRAVTWGVILSFPGDQDNDLIPDSVEVNYLLDPFNFADGADDLDSDGYSNAVEYQAGTAMDDAADFPGGMSSSSSSSSSSSSASSSNSSSSSSSSSSSASSSASSTSSSSSSSSSSSSSSSGGASCQCNWYGALYALCQNQNTGWGWENNAQCIGINTCSNQWGNGGPVGCNGSTSSSSSSSSSSSSSSSSSSSSGATSSSSSSSSSSGGGSNCAGVNVYPNWTAKDWSGGEFNHADAGDQMVYQNTLYVANWYTATVPGSDQSWTSLGACQ; encoded by the coding sequence ATGAAAAATCGCTTTCTAACACTTACCATTGCTGTATTGTTATTTCAGGGTGCACTGGCTGGACCCAGCGGCATCGATGAAAATATTCCTGTTGCGCCGTTTTTAAACGGTACCCTACCAACCACAAAACCACTCGACCCGAGCAATTCCGACTGGGCTGCGGAGCCAATTTTCACCAACCTGGACCTCGATTTAACCTTAGCCATTACCGCCAACCCGGCGAACAATCAGCTGTTCGCAGCTTCGCGCTCCGGTTTAATTCAGGCGTTCGAAAATACACCTAACGTCACCTCTTCTAACATTGTGCTCGACATGCGCGACAGAGTTGCCAATGTTTTTGATGGCGGCTTTTTGAATATGGTGGTGCATCCAGAGTTCGGTCAGCAGGGTTCGCCCTATGCTAATTATTTTTATGTGTATTACACGTCGCGCTGTGGTGTGGTGGGGCCACACCCGACTATTCCTGGCGAATTCGAGCTAGAGGGCGAATTTAAAACCAACGGTGTTGCGAATCACCCCTGCAACAATTCGGTTCCTGAGAGCTTCCAAGAAGAACAAGACCAGGTTTTTTACGATGCGTATTTGCGCCTTTCTCGCTTCACCTTCAATCACCAAACCAACACGGCCGATCCAGACAGCGAACGCACGTTACTTAACATTCAACTCTACAACGCTTCCCACCGCGGCGGGGGTTTAACCTTCGATAACGACGGCTATTTGTGGCTGGCGATAGGTGAACAGGTTCGTTACGACACATCGCAACGCATTACGGACAATTTCGAAGGCGGGATTATTCGTATTGCAACGGATGTAACACCTAACGGCGATGGCACCTGGGCCTGCCCTGAAGGCACTCATGTGCCAGTGCGACGAATGAATGAAGCTAGCCCGGAAAACGATTTCGCCAATGGCATTTATGAAGAAATTACCGGGAATTTTTACTGTATTCCCGATGATAACCCCTGGGTAGGTGAAGGTGGTGTGTATGAAGAGTTTGCCACTGTGGGTAATCGCAATGCACACCGCATGACCTTAGACGCCGAAACGGGCCGCATCTGGTCAAGCGAGGTAGGTAATCTCGCGCGCGATGAAATCAATATTATCGAGCTTGGTAAAAACTACGGCTGGCCCTTTCGTGAAGGTAGCGTAGCGGGCGATTATGATCCCCCTGCAAATATTAGAGGCGAACTAACAGATCCACTTCTCGACTTCACACGCGACGAATCACAATCGATTATTGGTGGGTATGTATATCGGGGTTCTAAATTTCCTGAGCTCTACGGCAAGTACATCGCTGGCGATTACATGACAGATTATGTGTGGGCGATCACGCTAGACGAAGATGGTCTGGGCGCGACTTTCGACCGCTTACTCACCTTTTCACCAGGCAACCTGGCAACATGGGGACAGGATAATAATGGCGAATTATTTCTCGGCGACGTTGCCAGTGAGAACGCATCAATCTTCGCTCTTGCGCGCAACAGCGGCCCATTGGTTGATGCCCCGGGGCAAATTTCTCTGCTGGGCATTTTTGATGATCTGGTAGATTTTAAGGTTGCCGACTACTTCATCCCTTACGACCTAGTTCAACCCTTCTGGAGCGACGGCGCCTTTAAACAGCGTTGGATTGCGATTCCAAACGATGGCAACCGCGATAGCACCAGCGAAAAAATTGTGTTTTCTGAATCAGGTAATTGGCAATACCCCGTTGGTACGGTATTGATGAAGCACTTTGAATTACCCTTGGATGAGAATGACCCGAGCATTCGAGCACGCCTGGAAACGCGACTGCTTGTGCTTGGTGAAAATGAAAAATGGTATGGTCTCACCTATCGCTGGCGCCCAGACCTCAGCGATGCCGATTTGCTCACAACTAGCGAAACCGCCGATTACACGGTTCTATTGGCCGATGGTAGCAGCCGTACGCAAACCTGGCTGTTTCCCTCTCGCTCGCAGTGTACAACCTGCCATACGGATGGCGCGGGAGGCGCGCTCGGCCCACGCACGCACCAGATCAACCGTAACTTAGATTACCCAAGCGGAATTTTAGCCAACCAATTAGAAACCTGGAGCCATCTGAATATTTTCGATACCTCACTGAGCGAAAGCCAGGTAGCGGATTTAATTCGAGGCGCAAATATTGACGATGCCAGTGCTTCACTAGAATCGCGCGCGCGCAGCTGGCTAGACGCCAACTGTAGTTATTGCCACCAGCCGGCAACTGGCCGCGCACAATTCGATGCGCGCTTTACTAGCCAGCTTACGCAACAGAATCTTATTTACGGTAACAGCAGTCGCGATTTCGGACTCATCGATCCCTTCATTATTACTCCTCAGTTTCCAGAGCGCTCAACCGCCTTACACTTAATTAACGGGATCGGTACAGATGCCATGCCCCCGCTGGCAAAAGCATTGGTAGATGAAGTTGGCGCTAATATTGTTGAAGCATGGATCGAACGTATCGATCCCAATTTCAGCAGCAGTAGTGGATTAAATTACGCCTACTACGAAACCACCGGGTTCGGTACGCCCAATCTGGATAACGAAATCGTGGTGAGTTCGGGCACAACCACGTCTTTTGATCTTGGCTTGCGGCAACGCGACGATAACTTTGCTTTGCGCTTCACTGCATTAATTTACATTCCTCAAACCGGTCAGTACACCTTCGTTTCCGACGCCGACGATGGCAGTCAATTAAGTATTAACAACGCTATGGTGGTGAACAACACGGGTTTCTGGGAGAAGCCAACAACCGGCACAGTGACCCTGAGCGAGGGCTATCATAATTTTCAGCTTGATGTGTTCGATGCATGGGGCCCGCAATCTCTTGCCGTGGAATGGGCCGGCCCGGGATTTGGACAGCGCAGCCTGGACAGCACAAGTTTGTACTTGAGTATTCCACAGCAGACGACCAATACAGCCCCAGTGCTTAGCAATCCACAACCACGGATTTTCCAGGAAGGCGAGACAGTGAATTTTGCATTGAGCGCTAGCGACGCCGACGGCAATACGCTGTTTTATTCCGCCAACAACCTGCCCGCAGGTTTGAGTCTCGATAGCGAAACCGGTGTTGTTTCCGGCAGCCTGGGCTCTGAGCACGCCGGCCAGTACGCAACCGTCATCGGAGTAAGCGATGGACCGGCAGTCGACAGCCGGGCAGTGACATGGGGCGTTATTTTAAGTTTCCCCGGGGACCAGGATAACGACTTGATACCGGATAGTGTTGAGGTAAATTATTTACTCGACCCATTTAATTTTGCCGATGGTGCCGATGACCTGGATAGTGATGGCTACAGTAATGCGGTGGAGTATCAGGCCGGTACGGCCATGGACGATGCGGCGGATTTCCCCGGCGGAATGAGTTCTTCCAGCAGCTCCTCGAGTAGCTCGTCCAGTGCCAGCAGCTCCAACTCATCCAGCAGTTCTTCAAGTTCGTCCAGCTCGGCTTCTTCAAGTGCAAGCTCAACGTCTTCAAGCTCAAGCTCCAGTTCATCAAGCAGCTCCAGCTCTTCAGGTGGCGCCAGCTGCCAGTGCAACTGGTACGGCGCGCTCTATGCTTTGTGCCAGAATCAAAACACTGGCTGGGGCTGGGAAAACAATGCCCAATGCATCGGTATTAACACTTGCTCAAATCAATGGGGTAATGGTGGCCCAGTCGGATGTAATGGCTCAACGAGTTCCAGCTCCAGTAGCAGCTCGTCTTCAAGTAGCTCTTCTTCAAGCAGCTCCTCATCAGGCGCAACCAGCAGTTCATCCTCAAGTTCGTCTTCTTCGGGTGGCGGCAGCAATTGTGCTGGAGTTAACGTTTACCCAAATTGGACAGCCAAAGATTGGTCCGGTGGAGAATTTAACCACGCCGACGCCGGCGACCAAATGGTCTACCAAAACACACTCTATGTCGCGAACTGGTACACTGCAACGGTGCCGGGGAGCGATCAATCCTGGACAAGTCTGGGCGCGTGCCAGTAA